The sequence below is a genomic window from Bradyrhizobium septentrionale.
CTATCCGTCCATGCTTGCCGGCGCCGCGTGGGCACGCGCCAACGGCAAGCCGCTTGCGCTGACGATCGACGGCTGGCGTGAGACAATGCCCAATACCGCCTATCATCGTCTGGCGCGGCCCTGGCTGCTGCGCCAGTGCGGCGCGGTCGTGTGCTGCAGCGACAAGGGCAGGGCTTATTTCAGCGGCGAGGGCGTCCACGACGCGGATCTGTTCGTGGTGCCGCTGGTGCCGGCATGGGATCCGCCGAAAACTGTGCCTGATTTTCAGGAACGTCCGTTTCATCTGCTGTGGTGCGCCCGCATCAACGATGACGCCAAGAACGCGATCTTCTTCGAGAACGTCGCGATCGCGCTCGGCCGCATCCTGCCCGCCTTGAAGGTCCGCGTGGTCGGGTCCGGCGTCGCCGAACAGCGCATGCTGACGCGGCTTGCCGCCGCCGGGATCGAGGTCCGGCACGATAGCTATGTGCCGTGGCCATCGATCTCGGAGGTCTATCTGCAATCACGGCTGCTGCTGCTGCCTTCGCTGCTGGAACCGTGGGGGCTGGTGTGCAACGAGGCCTTGCAGTGCGGGGTTCCTTGCCTGGTATCGCCCCATGTCGGGGCCGCCGGCGAGCTGGTGCGCGACCACGACAATGGCCTTGTTTGCGCGCTCGATGAACAGGCGTGGGTCGATGCGGCGCGCGCCTTGCTGGACCAGCCCGCGCGCTGGCGGACGATGTCGCAGCAGGCCCGGCAAAGCGTGCGAAGCGATGCGCTTCAGGACGCGGCTTCGCGTTTCATCGCCGCTGTCGATCATCTTGTGGACGCACCAGGGCGACAGGAAGCCGTGCAATGATCGGCAGATGGTGGTCGCGAACCGACGTCTTCCTGCACGCCTATCTGGTGATGGTGCTCGGCTGCATCTATTTCCTGTTCAATTTCGTCGAGGGGATCTCGTTCGCGGAACGGGCCGGCGAATCCACCTTGTTTCGCGGCGCGTGGCTGCTGCTCTACATCCTCCTGATGCTGCATATCGCGGTCGACCGGACGCGCTTCGGCCTGCTGCTGCTGCATTCGCATCTCTATCTGGCATTCGTGGCCTTTGCCGCCGTCTCGCTCGCCTTGAGCGCCGACCCCGCCGGCTCGTCGATCAAGTTCGCGATGTACGTGCTGACCACGATGTTCTCGGCGTGGGTCGTGATCAGCTGCCCGGTCGATCGCCTCGTCGACACGCTGTTCCGGATCGGGATCGTGGTGCTGATCGTCCATGTCCTGCTGTTTCCGGTGATCGGCTCGGAATGGAACTACGATGCGCTGAATCGGCCGACGGTGCTCGGGACCCAGGCCTATGCCGGCGTGTTCGGCCACAAGAATCTCGCGGGTGCCTTCTTCGGGCTCATGGTGCTGATCTGCTTCGTACGCATGCTGGCAGGGCCGCGACGGCAATTCGGCTGGTCGCTGCTGCTGATGGGATGCCATTTTGTTGCGCTCGCCGCGGCCGGCTCCGCAGGACCCCTGATCAGCATGTTGACGACGGTCGCGGTCACCTTCGGGCTGTTACTGGTGGTGCTCGGGCGCCGCGGGGCCGCGTCGATCTACTGGCTTGGGCTCGCGTCCTTTGCACTGGTCGTGCTCGTCGTACCCAGCGACTACCTCTATGCGCTGGTCGGCCGCAGCGGAAACCTGACCGGACGCTCGTTCCTCTGGTCGGTGTGGCCGCACTTCTTCTGGCAGCATCCCTGGCTCGGCTACGGGTTCTCCGGATTCTTCAACGAGCTGCCGAACTCGCCCGCCAACGAGCTGACGAGCATGGCGCCATGGAACACGGAGTTCGGCTCGTTCGAAAATTCCTATCTCGACGCCTTCCTCCAGTTCGGTCTGCTCGGCGGCGCGCTCTATGTGCTGCTGCTGGCACGGGCGTTGTGGAACAGCATCGTCTTCACATTCGAGCGGCGCGGGATGTATTGGCTGGCGCCGTTCGCGATGCTGCTGTTCGTTGTGAT
It includes:
- a CDS encoding glycosyltransferase family 4 protein → MAPRVVVFNNMITPYTNRLYNELVSRGLDLAVLSCTAQEADRSWAGSFTPRYTTRTVPGISIPLSRSRHTHVNVGIARALKRLAPDLLFVNGLYPSMLAGAAWARANGKPLALTIDGWRETMPNTAYHRLARPWLLRQCGAVVCCSDKGRAYFSGEGVHDADLFVVPLVPAWDPPKTVPDFQERPFHLLWCARINDDAKNAIFFENVAIALGRILPALKVRVVGSGVAEQRMLTRLAAAGIEVRHDSYVPWPSISEVYLQSRLLLLPSLLEPWGLVCNEALQCGVPCLVSPHVGAAGELVRDHDNGLVCALDEQAWVDAARALLDQPARWRTMSQQARQSVRSDALQDAASRFIAAVDHLVDAPGRQEAVQ
- a CDS encoding O-antigen ligase family protein, with translation MIGRWWSRTDVFLHAYLVMVLGCIYFLFNFVEGISFAERAGESTLFRGAWLLLYILLMLHIAVDRTRFGLLLLHSHLYLAFVAFAAVSLALSADPAGSSIKFAMYVLTTMFSAWVVISCPVDRLVDTLFRIGIVVLIVHVLLFPVIGSEWNYDALNRPTVLGTQAYAGVFGHKNLAGAFFGLMVLICFVRMLAGPRRQFGWSLLLMGCHFVALAAAGSAGPLISMLTTVAVTFGLLLVVLGRRGAASIYWLGLASFALVVLVVPSDYLYALVGRSGNLTGRSFLWSVWPHFFWQHPWLGYGFSGFFNELPNSPANELTSMAPWNTEFGSFENSYLDAFLQFGLLGGALYVLLLARALWNSIVFTFERRGMYWLAPFAMLLFVVIASANDSSQLLHNYFGCVLVFWCYFGPEARLQAAPRRAFTRLRASEA